A window of Methanosphaera sp. WGK6 genomic DNA:
TAACACATTAGAAGAAGCTATGAAAATAAGAGACATGCTAGTAGAACATGAATGGAGTATGGAGTACTATGAAAAAAATATAAAAAAAGAGCTTAAATCAGGAGCCAAGTACATAATTAAAAATAAACATAACTCATATGCAGTAAAAAGACATAATAGCTCCATGACCTTTTTATCAAAAACATATCCTACCTTAGAAGAAGCAGTTAAAGTTAGAGATGACATGATAAAACACAACTGGGATAAAGAATATTATGAAAAGAAATATAAAAATGAAGACAATAAATACCTTATAAAACAACCTGGTGGGAAATATACAGTTAGTAGAAGTATAAATGGAAAAACACTTAGTTTTGGAACATTTAATACGTTGGATGAAGCACGCAAACACAGAGATTTCTGTCAGGAAAATAATTGGGATGATACTTGTAGAAAAACTAAAAGAAATAATCATGTAACTAAAGATAAACATTTAAAATATATTACACATGACAAAACAAAGCTGAAATATGTAGTACATAAGATGGTTAATGGTAAATTTACTTATTTTGGTACATATAATACATTAGAAGAAGCTATGAAAATAAGAGACTTACTAGTAGAACATGAATGGGATAAAGAGTATTATCAACAATTAAAGGAAAGTAAATAAAACAATATTCTTCTAAAAAAAGGAATACTAAAAACCATTCAATAAAGATGTGATATAAATGTATGATGAATATATAAAGGCTGGAAAAATAGCAGCAAGTGTTCGTAAAGCTGCAGTAAAAAGAATAACTAGTGGTATGAAAGTTATAGATCTTATTGAATGGGTTGAAGCAGAAATAAAAAGAAAAGGTGCAGGATTATCATTTCCATGTAATATTAGTATAAATGATATAACATCCCACTATACATCGCCACCCGGTGATGATACAATTTTCTGTAATGGAGATATTGTAAAAATTGATCTTGGAACACATATAGATGGATATATTGCAGATACTGCTGAAACTGTTATTGTCACAGGTGATAATATTGAATTTAGTAGTAACTATTCTATGCCTGGACGATTAGATGATGGAAATCCACAAATTACTACACAGGATTTTGAAGAAAGAGTAGAATTAATTGAAGCATCCCGTCATGCTCTTACAAATGCTATAAGTATAATACATGATGGAATAACATTAGATAAAATAAGTAGTGAACTTGAAAAAACAATACAAAGTCATGGATTTAATCCAATAGGTGATCTTACAGGACATAGCATTAGTAGATATAAACTTCACTCTGGACTACAAATACCCTCAGTATCAACAGGGGATGCACATATATTACATGAGGGTGATGTTATTGCAATTGAGCCTTTTGTAACT
This region includes:
- a CDS encoding M24 family metallopeptidase, with the protein product MYDEYIKAGKIAASVRKAAVKRITSGMKVIDLIEWVEAEIKRKGAGLSFPCNISINDITSHYTSPPGDDTIFCNGDIVKIDLGTHIDGYIADTAETVIVTGDNIEFSSNYSMPGRLDDGNPQITTQDFEERVELIEASRHALTNAISIIHDGITLDKISSELEKTIQSHGFNPIGDLTGHSISRYKLHSGLQIPSVSTGDAHILHEGDVIAIEPFVTSGVGLVETLPQHYIYSYLRTRPFGESEASKLLKYIQENNMYFPFTKRYFLDLYDENKLNQVMHPLITSRAIFPYKLLREASGAMNAQCEHTIIVEKEGCIVTTL